One Sediminicola sp. YIK13 DNA segment encodes these proteins:
- a CDS encoding malate dehydrogenase, translated as MKVTVVGAGAVGASCAEYIAIKNFASEVVVLDIKEGFAEGKAMDLMQTASLNGFDTKIVGVTDDYSKTAGSDIAVITSGIPRKPGMTREELIGINAGIVKTVSSNLIKHSPNVILIVVSNPMDTMAYLVHKSTGLPKNRIIGMGGALDSARFKYRLAEALEAPISDVDGMVIGGHSDTGMVPLTRHATRNSVKVSEFLSEDRLSQVAEDTKVGGATLTKLLGTSAWYAPGAAVSSLVQAIACDQKKMFPCSVMLDGEYGLKDICIGVPVILGRNGIEKIVAIDLNDAEKAKMQESAVGVRATNGLLDV; from the coding sequence ATGAAAGTAACCGTAGTTGGGGCAGGTGCTGTAGGCGCAAGTTGCGCAGAGTACATAGCTATTAAAAATTTCGCATCAGAAGTAGTAGTATTGGATATTAAGGAGGGGTTTGCCGAAGGGAAGGCCATGGACTTGATGCAAACAGCTTCTTTAAATGGCTTTGACACCAAAATTGTTGGTGTAACGGATGATTATTCCAAAACAGCCGGAAGCGATATAGCAGTGATCACTTCTGGAATTCCTAGAAAACCAGGAATGACCAGAGAAGAATTGATAGGTATTAATGCTGGGATCGTGAAGACGGTTTCTTCCAACCTTATCAAACATTCTCCCAACGTCATTTTGATTGTGGTTAGTAACCCAATGGATACTATGGCCTATTTGGTTCATAAGAGCACTGGATTGCCTAAAAATAGAATTATTGGTATGGGTGGGGCTTTAGATAGCGCAAGGTTCAAATATCGTTTGGCCGAAGCTTTGGAAGCTCCTATTTCTGATGTTGATGGAATGGTTATAGGTGGCCATAGTGATACCGGAATGGTTCCTTTAACAAGACATGCTACCAGAAACAGTGTAAAAGTTTCTGAATTTTTATCCGAGGATAGATTGTCGCAGGTAGCCGAAGATACAAAAGTAGGTGGTGCTACCTTGACAAAATTGTTGGGTACGAGTGCCTGGTATGCCCCAGGTGCTGCCGTTTCATCTTTGGTACAGGCAATTGCATGCGATCAAAAGAAAATGTTCCCTTGTTCAGTGATGCTCGATGGGGAATACGGCCTAAAAGATATATGTATAGGAGTGCCTGTAATATTGGGCAGAAACGGAATAGAGAAAATCGTTGCAATTGATTTGAATGATGCCGAAAAAGCCAAAATGCAAGAAAGCGCGGTTGGGGTAAGAGCTACCAACGGACTTTTAGACGTTTAA
- a CDS encoding DUF6588 family protein — MKKILLLLCLTTAMVSSAQSNPNDIFAAGIDDAEQFLNDYLNPVSEGALYSISNGWYNTADAKPLLGFEISIIGNMTSFKNKEDKQSFVLNTADYENLQFVDGSTSRTVSTALGDIEGVRVFVEGEVAPGVTTREEFDLPSGLAAEGVNFVPSAYLQVSMGLIKGTEVKVRFLPKIETEDVSVGLYGVGIQHELTKHLPADKVLPIAVSAVVGYTHLSGTYDFTNTNVVQGENQKVDTNMDTWAFQAVVSTKLPIINFYGGLGYMTGKSNTDILGTYRVQSGPFQSQTYTDPFSFQTEVSGVTASIGTKLKLGFFRLNVDYTLAEFNNLAVGVNFGFR, encoded by the coding sequence ATGAAAAAAATACTTTTGCTACTATGTTTGACCACCGCTATGGTCAGTTCTGCACAGTCCAATCCAAATGATATTTTTGCTGCCGGAATAGATGATGCAGAACAATTTCTGAATGATTATTTAAATCCAGTCTCCGAAGGAGCGCTGTACAGTATTTCCAACGGATGGTACAATACTGCAGATGCCAAACCATTGTTGGGATTTGAAATATCCATCATTGGTAACATGACCTCTTTTAAGAATAAGGAAGATAAACAGTCCTTTGTACTGAACACCGCCGATTATGAAAATTTACAATTTGTAGATGGGAGTACCTCCAGAACCGTTTCAACGGCATTAGGTGATATTGAGGGTGTAAGGGTCTTTGTTGAAGGAGAGGTTGCCCCAGGGGTAACTACCAGAGAGGAATTTGATCTTCCTTCCGGATTGGCCGCTGAAGGAGTTAATTTTGTGCCTTCCGCTTATTTACAGGTGAGTATGGGACTTATCAAAGGCACTGAGGTTAAGGTTAGGTTCTTGCCAAAAATAGAAACCGAAGATGTGTCCGTAGGCTTATACGGTGTTGGGATTCAACACGAACTGACAAAACACTTGCCTGCAGATAAAGTATTGCCAATAGCCGTTTCTGCCGTGGTGGGATATACCCATTTGAGTGGCACCTATGATTTTACCAATACCAATGTGGTGCAGGGAGAGAATCAAAAAGTAGACACCAATATGGATACTTGGGCATTTCAAGCAGTGGTATCCACTAAACTTCCCATTATTAATTTTTATGGTGGATTAGGGTATATGACAGGAAAATCCAATACGGATATCTTGGGAACCTATAGGGTGCAGTCAGGCCCTTTTCAATCCCAAACCTATACAGATCCTTTTTCTTTCCAAACGGAAGTAAGTGGGGTTACAGCTAGTATTGGAACCAAATTGAAACTGGGCTTCTTTAGGTTGAACGTGGATTATACCCTTGCTGAATTCAACAACCTAGCGGTTGGTGTCAACTTCGGGTTTAGGTAG
- the gyrB gene encoding DNA topoisomerase (ATP-hydrolyzing) subunit B, producing MSEEANKGEQKKNNYSADSIQALEGMEHVRMRPSMYIGDVGVRGLHHLVYEVVDNSIDEAMGGHCDTISVIINEDNSITTKDNGRGIPVDLHKKEGVSALQVVMTKIGAGGKFDKDSYKVSGGLHGVGVSVVNALSNHLRATVYRDGVIWEQEYERGKALYPVKSIGETDERGTVVTFSPDDSIFTQTIEFSYETLANRMRELSFLNKGVAITLTDKRQKDDKGEYVSERFYSEEGLKEFIKFLDGNREPLIKTVIAMEGEKNEIPVEVAMVYNTSYTENLHSYVNNINTHEGGTHLSGFRRGLTTTLKKYADASGMLEKLKFEVQGDDFREGLTAIVSVKVAEPQFEGQTKTKLGNREVSAAVSQAVSEMLTDYLEENPEDAKIIVQKVILAAQARHAATKAREMVQRKTVMSIGGLPGKLSDCSEQDPALCEVFLVEGDSAGGTAKQGRDRNFQAILPLRGKILNVEKAMQHRVFENEEIKNIYTALGVTIGTEEDSKALNLDKLRYHKVVIMCDADVDGSHIETLILTFFFRYMRELIEGGHVYIATPPLYLVKKGTKKRYAWSDKERDEIAESFNGSVGIQRYKGLGEMNAEQLWDTTMNPEFRTLRQITIDNATETDRVFSMLMGDEVPPRREFIEKNAVYANIDA from the coding sequence ATGAGCGAAGAAGCAAATAAAGGAGAGCAAAAAAAGAACAATTATTCAGCAGATAGTATTCAGGCCCTAGAGGGAATGGAGCATGTGCGTATGCGTCCTTCCATGTATATTGGGGATGTAGGTGTTAGGGGACTTCACCATTTGGTATATGAGGTAGTGGATAACTCCATTGATGAGGCCATGGGGGGTCACTGTGATACCATTTCTGTTATTATAAACGAAGATAATTCTATAACCACAAAAGATAACGGTAGGGGTATACCCGTAGACCTTCACAAAAAGGAAGGAGTATCTGCCCTGCAGGTCGTAATGACCAAAATTGGTGCCGGTGGTAAATTTGATAAAGATTCCTACAAGGTTTCCGGTGGACTTCACGGTGTTGGGGTATCGGTAGTAAATGCACTTTCCAACCACCTTAGGGCTACGGTCTATAGGGATGGTGTTATATGGGAGCAGGAGTATGAAAGAGGTAAAGCCTTGTATCCTGTAAAAAGTATCGGTGAAACTGATGAAAGGGGTACGGTAGTGACATTTTCTCCTGATGATTCAATCTTTACCCAAACCATAGAATTTAGTTATGAAACCTTGGCAAATAGGATGCGTGAGCTGTCCTTTTTGAACAAAGGCGTAGCTATTACTTTGACGGATAAACGTCAAAAAGATGACAAAGGGGAGTATGTAAGTGAACGTTTCTATTCGGAAGAAGGACTAAAAGAGTTTATCAAGTTTCTAGATGGAAACCGAGAGCCTCTAATTAAGACTGTTATCGCCATGGAAGGGGAAAAGAACGAAATTCCCGTAGAAGTAGCCATGGTCTACAATACATCCTATACGGAGAACTTACACTCTTATGTAAACAATATCAATACCCATGAAGGAGGTACGCACCTTTCTGGTTTTAGAAGGGGTCTGACCACTACCTTAAAGAAGTATGCCGATGCTTCAGGAATGTTGGAAAAATTGAAGTTTGAGGTTCAAGGGGACGACTTTAGGGAAGGTCTTACGGCCATTGTTTCCGTAAAGGTGGCAGAACCACAATTTGAAGGACAGACCAAGACGAAATTAGGGAACAGGGAAGTATCTGCAGCTGTAAGTCAGGCAGTATCTGAAATGTTGACCGATTATCTTGAAGAAAACCCTGAAGATGCCAAAATCATCGTTCAGAAAGTGATCCTGGCAGCACAAGCAAGACATGCCGCTACCAAAGCACGGGAAATGGTGCAGCGTAAAACGGTAATGAGCATAGGTGGACTTCCTGGGAAACTATCGGATTGTTCCGAACAGGATCCTGCTCTTTGTGAAGTATTCCTGGTAGAGGGAGATTCGGCAGGGGGTACGGCCAAACAAGGTAGGGACCGTAATTTTCAAGCGATCCTTCCTTTGCGTGGTAAGATTCTGAATGTAGAAAAAGCCATGCAACACAGGGTTTTTGAAAACGAAGAGATCAAGAACATCTACACGGCCCTTGGGGTAACCATTGGGACCGAGGAAGATAGCAAGGCCTTGAACTTGGATAAATTGAGATATCATAAGGTAGTCATCATGTGTGATGCCGATGTTGATGGTAGCCATATTGAAACGTTGATCCTTACTTTCTTCTTCCGTTATATGAGGGAGTTGATCGAAGGAGGTCACGTTTATATCGCAACACCACCGCTTTATTTGGTGAAAAAAGGTACTAAAAAACGCTATGCATGGTCCGATAAGGAGCGTGATGAGATAGCAGAGAGTTTCAATGGTAGTGTTGGGATTCAACGTTATAAAGGTCTTGGAGAGATGAACGCAGAACAGTTGTGGGATACCACAATGAATCCTGAATTCAGAACACTTAGGCAGATCACCATAGACAATGCTACGGAAACCGATAGGGTCTTTTCCATGTTAATGGGTGATGAGGTTCCCCCAAGAAGGGAATTCATTGAGAAAAATGCTGTTTATGCCAATATTGACGCATAA
- the asnB gene encoding asparagine synthase B: MCGIVCAFDVKESTEVLRPQLLEMSKKVRHRGPDWSGIYSDDKAILAHERLAIVDPASGKQPLVSEDKKLILAANGEIYNHRELRKQFEGTYNFQTESDCEVILALYKEKGAEFLDEMNGIFGFAIYDAEKDEYFVARDHMGIIPLYMGWDQNGTFYVASELKALEGTCTKIELFPPGHYLHSKDGELKRWYSRDWMDYEAVKENKTSIDEIKVALEAAVHRQLMSDVPYGVLLSGGLDSSVTSAIAKRYSQKRIESDDTTEAWWPQLHSFSVGLEGSPDLAAAQKVAKHIGTIHHEIKFTIQEGLDAIKDVVYNLETYDITTIRASTPMYLMARVIKSMGIKMVLSGEGADELFGGYLYFHKAPSPKDFHEETVRKLDKLHMYDCLRANKSLAAWGIEGRVPFLDKEFMDVAMRINPKDKMINGERMEKWVVRKAFEDMLPESVAWRQKEQFSDGVGYSWIDTLKEMVNREITDEQFANAKYRFPLQTPTSKEEFYYRTIFESHFPSDAAALCVPSVPSVACSTPVALEWDEAFKNMNDPSGRAVAKVHSDAYQK, from the coding sequence ATGTGTGGAATAGTTTGTGCGTTTGATGTTAAGGAGAGCACAGAAGTGTTAAGACCTCAATTATTGGAAATGTCCAAAAAAGTGAGGCACAGGGGTCCAGATTGGAGCGGGATATATTCAGACGACAAGGCTATTTTGGCCCATGAGCGTTTGGCTATTGTAGATCCGGCTTCCGGAAAACAACCCTTGGTTAGTGAAGACAAAAAATTAATACTTGCCGCCAATGGTGAAATATACAACCACAGGGAACTGCGCAAGCAATTTGAAGGCACCTACAATTTTCAGACCGAATCTGACTGTGAGGTTATCTTGGCTCTTTATAAGGAAAAAGGGGCAGAATTCTTGGATGAGATGAACGGGATTTTTGGTTTTGCAATTTACGACGCTGAGAAAGATGAGTATTTTGTGGCCAGGGACCATATGGGTATTATTCCTCTGTATATGGGATGGGACCAAAACGGAACGTTCTATGTGGCTTCTGAATTAAAAGCTTTGGAAGGTACCTGTACAAAAATTGAACTTTTTCCTCCAGGGCATTACTTGCACAGTAAAGATGGGGAATTGAAACGTTGGTATTCCAGGGATTGGATGGATTATGAAGCGGTAAAAGAAAACAAGACCAGTATAGACGAAATTAAGGTTGCCCTAGAGGCAGCTGTCCACAGGCAGTTGATGTCTGATGTGCCTTACGGGGTTTTGCTTTCTGGCGGGTTGGATTCTTCAGTTACTTCTGCCATTGCAAAGAGATATTCACAAAAGAGAATTGAGTCCGATGATACCACTGAAGCTTGGTGGCCACAATTGCACTCCTTCTCAGTAGGATTGGAAGGATCTCCGGATTTGGCAGCGGCACAGAAAGTGGCAAAACATATTGGAACCATACATCACGAAATAAAATTTACCATCCAGGAAGGTCTGGATGCCATTAAGGATGTGGTCTACAACCTGGAAACCTATGATATCACTACCATTAGAGCTTCAACGCCTATGTATCTAATGGCTAGGGTAATAAAATCCATGGGAATTAAAATGGTGCTATCGGGAGAAGGAGCAGATGAGCTTTTCGGTGGATACTTGTATTTTCATAAGGCACCAAGTCCTAAGGATTTCCATGAGGAAACAGTCCGTAAATTAGACAAGTTGCATATGTACGATTGCCTAAGGGCCAACAAATCACTGGCAGCTTGGGGAATTGAAGGCAGGGTTCCATTTTTGGATAAAGAGTTTATGGATGTTGCCATGCGCATCAACCCAAAAGATAAGATGATCAATGGGGAACGCATGGAGAAATGGGTGGTCCGTAAAGCATTTGAGGACATGCTTCCAGAGAGCGTGGCCTGGAGACAAAAGGAACAATTCTCGGATGGGGTAGGATATAGCTGGATCGATACCTTGAAAGAGATGGTCAACAGGGAGATAACGGATGAGCAATTTGCAAATGCCAAATACAGATTTCCTTTGCAGACGCCAACCAGTAAGGAGGAGTTCTATTACAGAACAATCTTCGAATCCCATTTCCCTTCCGATGCGGCCGCATTATGTGTGCCATCGGTACCTTCTGTGGCATGCAGTACGCCTGTGGCTTTGGAGTGGGATGAGGCCTTTAAGAACATGAACGATCCTTCGGGTAGGGCAGTGGCAAAAGTACATTCCGATGCCTATCAGAAGTAA
- a CDS encoding DUF2911 domain-containing protein — protein MKKLITLAVIALAFTFTSATAQKFSGMDKSPADIAAYPSSYKIADKYAKIVYSRPQLNGRSLSELAPAGKVWRTGANESAELTLYTTVKIGDKMVSPGTYSLFTIPGADNWTVIINSKLNQWGAYSYDESADVARVMGKVSKGAESLEAFSITFDEDNNGNLVMGWGTTRVTVPFSVPM, from the coding sequence ATGAAAAAATTAATCACACTAGCCGTTATTGCATTAGCTTTTACTTTCACTTCAGCTACTGCACAAAAGTTCAGTGGCATGGACAAGAGTCCAGCTGACATCGCAGCGTACCCATCGAGCTACAAAATCGCAGATAAATATGCCAAAATTGTATACAGCAGACCTCAGCTAAATGGGCGATCTTTATCAGAATTGGCCCCAGCAGGTAAAGTATGGAGAACAGGCGCAAATGAATCAGCAGAACTTACATTATACACAACAGTTAAAATTGGTGATAAAATGGTTTCTCCTGGTACTTATTCTTTGTTCACAATTCCAGGAGCAGATAATTGGACAGTGATCATAAACAGTAAATTGAACCAATGGGGTGCTTATTCTTACGATGAAAGTGCAGATGTTGCCAGAGTTATGGGCAAGGTCAGTAAAGGCGCGGAATCTTTGGAAGCCTTCTCTATTACGTTTGATGAAGACAATAACGGTAATTTGGTAATGGGCTGGGGCACCACTAGAGTAACGGTTCCTTTCAGCGTACCTATGTAA
- a CDS encoding FUSC family protein translates to MLKDYLKWAWLFLKSSNFYRGILLTVAVLIPLISFDIAGHLAYGISIAMGVFLNAPSNTPGTFKRKNISTLLSIGLTMLVTLIINYSKVHFVVLIAALLFVSFFVSLIAAYGFRGSLIAFAGLLAMTLALARDISEFGIWLHVGLIGVGGLWFLIMSWAFQWLSPKKDEDQLLSETLYLTGSYLKVRGKLLTKRTKREKLLGEILHLQTQLTEKHETLRELLLSERKKIGRSGFDEKRVLILITLVDILELALANTLNYNQIDDLFGDQHHLLPFRKLNITMGNHLQVLSEILVRNKKIQSKDELLEAIEKAQNAIRDYLSEVPLPKGREGAIILRNLLDYQEQQIEKVRSIRRVMANVGKANKIALKRKDAHQFITTQEYSLNILLQNLSINSPICRHALRLTIAVGVGFLLGTLLGIRNPYWIVLTLIVLMRPSYGLTKSRAKERIIGTLIGAAVAVLIILVTSNTMVYQILAVISLTLAFSLIVQSYRSAAAFITLFIIFVYALINPNSFQVVQYRILDTAIGAGLAVIANYTLWPTWEFMNIDGFIKAMIKKNKSYLLAIQRLYHSKEITELDYKMPRKEAFLAISNLNAAFQRMTQDPKSKQKEMGLTYDIVTLNNTFLSALASLGSFIQNHKTTEPSIHFDAFIANIHNNLEETEALLDKEKKPELLDHIDMETAKKELQDSYNALVKERNAQVLAGVTVIDQEMKVLLQEAHLISNQLIWLKSLSEDLKKNTAKYETVFSG, encoded by the coding sequence ATGCTAAAAGACTACCTAAAATGGGCTTGGCTATTTCTTAAAAGCTCCAACTTTTATAGAGGGATTCTTTTAACAGTGGCTGTGCTCATCCCCTTGATCAGTTTTGATATTGCCGGACATTTGGCCTACGGCATATCCATTGCCATGGGTGTTTTTCTCAATGCCCCCAGTAATACTCCTGGAACTTTTAAAAGAAAGAATATCAGCACGCTTTTGAGTATTGGCCTCACCATGCTTGTCACATTGATCATTAATTACTCCAAGGTTCATTTTGTAGTCCTAATCGCGGCCTTGCTTTTTGTTTCCTTTTTTGTTTCCTTGATCGCCGCTTACGGGTTTAGGGGTTCATTAATTGCCTTCGCAGGACTCTTAGCAATGACTTTGGCCCTTGCCAGGGACATTTCTGAATTTGGCATTTGGCTGCATGTTGGCCTTATTGGTGTTGGTGGACTTTGGTTCCTGATCATGTCTTGGGCATTCCAATGGTTATCCCCTAAAAAAGATGAAGATCAATTATTATCCGAGACCTTATATCTCACCGGAAGCTATCTGAAAGTTAGGGGGAAATTATTGACCAAAAGGACCAAGAGGGAAAAATTACTTGGTGAGATACTTCACCTTCAGACCCAATTGACCGAAAAACACGAAACCCTTAGAGAACTGCTCCTGAGTGAACGGAAAAAAATTGGTCGTTCTGGTTTTGACGAAAAAAGAGTGCTTATCCTAATAACCTTGGTAGATATCCTGGAACTGGCACTAGCAAACACCTTGAATTACAACCAAATTGATGATCTTTTTGGAGACCAACACCATTTGCTTCCCTTTAGGAAATTGAATATAACCATGGGCAACCATTTACAGGTACTTTCGGAAATCCTAGTGCGCAATAAAAAAATACAGAGCAAGGATGAACTTTTGGAAGCTATTGAAAAGGCCCAAAATGCCATACGGGATTATCTATCTGAAGTGCCCTTGCCAAAAGGTCGTGAGGGTGCCATTATCCTTAGAAATTTATTGGATTACCAAGAGCAGCAAATTGAAAAGGTTCGCTCTATAAGAAGAGTCATGGCGAATGTTGGCAAGGCCAATAAAATAGCCCTCAAAAGAAAGGATGCCCATCAATTTATAACTACCCAGGAATACAGCTTGAACATCCTTTTACAAAATTTAAGTATAAATTCTCCCATCTGTAGGCATGCCCTTAGGCTGACCATTGCCGTTGGAGTTGGATTTTTATTAGGGACCTTGCTGGGAATCAGAAATCCATATTGGATCGTACTTACCTTGATCGTGCTAATGCGACCAAGTTATGGTCTTACCAAGTCGCGTGCCAAGGAGCGTATCATCGGCACCCTGATCGGAGCAGCAGTAGCAGTTTTGATCATCTTGGTGACCAGTAACACCATGGTTTATCAAATACTGGCGGTGATCTCTTTAACCCTGGCATTTTCACTCATCGTACAGAGCTACCGTTCAGCCGCCGCATTTATAACCCTTTTCATCATCTTTGTCTATGCCCTCATCAATCCAAATAGTTTCCAGGTGGTCCAATATAGGATTTTGGATACGGCAATAGGCGCAGGCTTGGCTGTTATTGCAAATTATACCCTATGGCCTACCTGGGAGTTTATGAACATCGATGGTTTTATAAAGGCAATGATCAAAAAGAACAAATCATATTTGTTGGCGATCCAAAGGCTTTACCACTCCAAAGAAATTACGGAACTAGATTATAAAATGCCCAGAAAGGAAGCATTTTTAGCGATAAGCAATTTAAATGCAGCCTTCCAACGTATGACACAGGACCCAAAATCGAAACAAAAAGAAATGGGACTTACCTACGACATAGTGACCTTGAACAACACCTTTCTATCTGCTCTGGCCTCCTTGGGAAGTTTTATACAAAATCATAAAACCACCGAACCCAGTATACATTTTGATGCCTTTATCGCCAATATCCATAATAATTTGGAAGAGACGGAAGCCTTATTGGATAAAGAAAAAAAACCTGAACTATTGGATCATATTGATATGGAAACCGCCAAAAAAGAGCTTCAAGATTCTTATAATGCCCTAGTTAAAGAACGCAATGCGCAAGTACTGGCCGGCGTGACCGTTATTGATCAAGAAATGAAGGTATTATTACAAGAGGCCCATTTAATCTCCAATCAATTGATATGGCTCAAAAGCCTCTCAGAAGATTTAAAAAAGAATACCGCTAAATACGAAACTGTATTTAGCGGGTGA